In Microbacterium sp. 1.5R, the following are encoded in one genomic region:
- a CDS encoding GH92 family glycosyl hydrolase, protein MSDAQLTPADGPADPPSSRPHSGVFRGDVFAYSFDPSAGEQRIDVPGFADVAISPDTLLHWAFYADGDAATLAPHAALAVTVDVRGYGGARLGETAAVRDRYDFAMTADAQFAARWSMPEQWNADTVSLAPMLSGSAPRTSATVELVLGSGSLAGMSGLPPLVTGFVQVMIEEQVEQQHALADPPPVERVDTRRGSHSGPRFSRGNTIPAVAVPHGFTFVTAATDASDTRWPYRPSIHDDPPGRRLEALQFSHQPSPWIGDRSVLQLMPFDGHPASERAARRRWIAPGTERARPHEYAADLGDGLRVEMTATSHTAAFRVHGADTDAVVGFVIDQPTDDGELHWTDGGGFEGWTPEGSEDWGNSPRCYFAGAVLHGEGDPATSLHGALDDDGRARVAGYVAGDGSLEVRVAVSFLSVEQARRSLEIECPPGIAYDELRAEAAASWNRVLGRVTIPPLDASETPYRRLADEENRNRIAAALHRMHLYPNSAAENAGTAEAPRHRFADVFAPRAPFGESETSAPIVDGELIVNNGYWDTYRTEWPALALLDPSLTGRLLDGQLEQYRRGGWMARWSAPGYVDSMVGTSSDQIFADAARWGVAFDRAEAFESGWRNACEPGPDARRGRKGIARGRFTGYISSEVPEGMSWTVENAVSDAALGRFAERLALEAERAAAPGSDRDAARYRSFARYFANRARSYRTLFDSESGFLRGRDADGDHAPEFDPRSWGGDNVETNAWGMSVGAVHDGAGLAALHGGRGAFGQHLDALFAEPETADERFGGAYGTVIHEQREARALRSGMCAISNQPAHHIPFMYAFSDRPWRAGAIVHELAGRLFAGAHIGQGFPGDEDNGEMSAWWLWAALGLYPLELASGVLRIGSPLFDDIRVDRADGRPLRIRSHRREPGAHVLQRARLDGVDLPRAELPIDAVVGDAVVGDALAGDVELELVFGTEPADALETGERMTDEIVPWCRDLTADTGDVIASASVIDADRLFDDGDPSDRSDPSGSSGVVLAAGEWAGWRFAEPRAVSDLTVTMATGAPRSRLRWEILDADGCWAAAPTTYDAELPADRTTPFELVSRVVTPAIRVRADAEVTIRQIEVFDLG, encoded by the coding sequence GTGAGCGACGCCCAGCTCACGCCCGCCGACGGACCCGCTGATCCTCCGTCGTCCCGCCCTCACTCCGGCGTGTTCCGCGGTGACGTGTTCGCCTACTCGTTCGATCCGTCAGCGGGCGAACAGCGGATCGATGTTCCCGGATTCGCGGACGTCGCGATCAGCCCCGACACTCTGCTGCACTGGGCGTTCTACGCAGACGGCGATGCGGCGACCCTGGCTCCGCATGCCGCCCTCGCGGTGACCGTCGATGTCCGCGGGTACGGCGGCGCGCGGCTCGGCGAGACAGCCGCCGTGCGTGACCGGTACGACTTCGCCATGACCGCCGATGCCCAGTTCGCGGCGCGCTGGAGCATGCCCGAGCAGTGGAACGCCGACACCGTGTCGCTGGCGCCGATGCTCTCCGGCTCGGCCCCGCGCACCTCCGCCACCGTCGAGCTGGTGCTCGGCAGCGGATCCCTGGCGGGGATGAGCGGACTGCCGCCGCTCGTCACGGGATTCGTGCAGGTCATGATCGAGGAGCAGGTCGAGCAGCAGCATGCCCTCGCCGACCCGCCACCGGTCGAGCGAGTGGACACTCGTCGCGGCAGCCACTCGGGCCCGCGCTTCTCGCGTGGCAACACCATCCCCGCCGTCGCCGTGCCGCACGGCTTCACCTTCGTCACCGCGGCGACCGATGCCTCGGACACGCGCTGGCCGTATCGGCCGAGCATCCACGACGATCCACCCGGGCGACGCCTCGAGGCCCTGCAGTTCTCGCACCAGCCGAGTCCGTGGATCGGCGACCGCTCGGTGCTCCAGCTCATGCCGTTCGACGGGCATCCGGCCTCCGAGCGCGCCGCGCGCCGCCGGTGGATCGCCCCGGGCACCGAGCGAGCACGCCCCCACGAGTACGCCGCCGATCTCGGTGATGGTCTGCGCGTGGAGATGACCGCGACGTCGCACACCGCCGCCTTCCGCGTGCATGGCGCAGACACTGACGCGGTCGTCGGCTTCGTGATCGATCAGCCCACCGATGACGGCGAACTGCACTGGACCGACGGCGGTGGCTTCGAGGGGTGGACGCCCGAGGGATCCGAGGACTGGGGCAACTCCCCCCGCTGCTACTTCGCGGGCGCCGTGCTGCATGGCGAGGGCGACCCTGCGACGAGTCTGCACGGCGCCCTCGACGACGACGGACGGGCGCGGGTCGCGGGCTACGTCGCCGGCGACGGGTCGCTCGAGGTGCGCGTGGCCGTGTCATTCCTGTCGGTGGAGCAGGCCAGACGCAGTCTCGAGATCGAGTGCCCTCCGGGCATCGCATATGACGAGTTGCGAGCGGAAGCCGCAGCCTCCTGGAACCGGGTGCTGGGCCGCGTGACGATCCCGCCGCTCGACGCATCCGAGACCCCGTATCGCCGATTGGCCGACGAGGAGAATCGGAACCGGATCGCCGCCGCATTGCATCGGATGCACCTGTATCCGAACTCCGCCGCCGAGAATGCCGGCACTGCAGAGGCGCCGCGGCATCGCTTCGCCGACGTGTTCGCCCCACGCGCGCCGTTCGGGGAGAGTGAGACGAGCGCGCCGATCGTCGACGGCGAGCTCATCGTGAACAACGGCTATTGGGACACCTATCGCACCGAGTGGCCGGCGCTCGCGCTGCTCGATCCCTCGCTGACCGGCAGGCTACTCGACGGCCAGCTCGAGCAGTACCGTCGCGGAGGGTGGATGGCGCGGTGGAGCGCACCCGGATATGTCGACAGCATGGTCGGCACCTCCAGCGACCAGATCTTCGCCGATGCCGCCCGGTGGGGCGTGGCGTTCGACCGGGCGGAGGCGTTCGAGAGCGGATGGCGCAACGCCTGCGAACCCGGGCCCGATGCGCGACGCGGCCGCAAGGGCATCGCACGCGGACGCTTCACCGGCTACATCTCGTCCGAGGTGCCGGAGGGCATGAGCTGGACCGTCGAGAACGCGGTGAGCGACGCGGCGCTGGGCCGGTTCGCCGAGCGTCTGGCCCTCGAAGCCGAACGCGCAGCCGCTCCCGGCTCCGACCGCGATGCCGCTCGCTACCGTTCGTTCGCCCGCTATTTCGCCAACCGAGCACGGTCGTATCGCACACTCTTCGACTCGGAATCCGGGTTCCTCCGCGGCAGGGATGCCGACGGCGACCACGCCCCCGAGTTCGACCCGCGCTCCTGGGGAGGCGACAACGTCGAGACGAACGCCTGGGGCATGTCGGTGGGCGCCGTGCACGACGGCGCCGGCCTCGCCGCGCTGCACGGCGGACGTGGGGCCTTCGGACAGCACCTCGACGCGCTCTTCGCCGAGCCGGAGACCGCCGACGAGCGATTCGGCGGGGCGTACGGCACCGTCATCCACGAGCAGCGCGAGGCGCGGGCCCTGCGCTCGGGCATGTGCGCGATCTCGAATCAGCCCGCCCATCACATCCCCTTCATGTACGCGTTCAGCGACCGGCCGTGGCGAGCCGGCGCGATCGTGCACGAGCTGGCCGGGCGTCTCTTCGCAGGCGCCCACATCGGACAGGGCTTCCCCGGCGACGAGGACAACGGCGAGATGAGCGCCTGGTGGCTGTGGGCCGCGCTCGGTCTCTACCCGCTCGAGCTCGCGTCCGGCGTGCTGCGGATCGGCTCGCCCCTCTTCGACGACATCCGCGTCGATCGCGCGGACGGCCGCCCGCTGCGCATCCGCTCTCATCGCCGAGAGCCGGGAGCGCACGTGCTGCAGCGTGCCCGGCTCGACGGGGTCGACCTGCCCAGGGCCGAACTTCCCATCGACGCCGTCGTCGGGGACGCCGTCGTCGGGGATGCGCTCGCCGGGGACGTCGAGCTCGAACTGGTCTTCGGAACCGAGCCCGCGGATGCTCTCGAGACGGGTGAGCGGATGACGGACGAGATCGTGCCCTGGTGCCGCGATCTCACGGCAGACACAGGAGACGTCATCGCGTCCGCATCCGTCATCGATGCGGACCGCCTGTTCGACGACGGCGATCCGAGCGACCGGAGCGACCCGAGCGGTTCGAGCGGGGTCGTCCTGGCGGCGGGCGAATGGGCAGGATGGCGTTTCGCCGAGCCTCGCGCGGTCTCCGACCTCACAGTGACGATGGCCACCGGCGCCCCACGGTCTCGGCTGCGATGGGAGATCCTCGACGCGGACGGATGCTGGGCGGCGGCTCCGACCACCTATGACGCGGAGCTCCCGGCCGATCGCACGACCCCGTTCGAGCTGGTGTCGCGCGTCGTGACCCCGGCGATCCGCGTGCGAGCGGATGCCGAGGTCACGATCCGTCAGATCGAGGTCTTCGACCTCGGGTGA
- a CDS encoding endo-beta-N-acetylglucosaminidase H, which yields MSQNVRNHRFRKGIAGLGVLATAAAGMLAGTTGAAADTTEPVDPQLAVYVEVNSNDLANVADYTLAESGDAAIDMAMIFAANINYDGEKAYLHFNERVTETLDDAETQIRPVQENGTKVLLSVLGNHQGAGFANFTSYAQADAFAAQLADAVTTYGLDGIDFDDEWTEYGANGTPQPNPQSFGWLATALRDRLGPDKIISLYAIGPSYTTTDFTLFDAAGVLDYAWNPYYPTYDAPTVPGLEDRTRLGAAAIDLSNTSAATAEDFATRTVADGYGVYVAYNLTATDQSAYLSGITEALKGEATEYRAAPRDTTSPTVTIKDGARFTKVETDGSYQRVSYKLFDEGKIDRLSVNGVVKDLSDDAWSDLNFVKPGVFGAVVGENTLQVVDVAGNVTELSFVLSK from the coding sequence ATGAGCCAGAACGTCAGGAATCACCGGTTCCGAAAGGGCATCGCCGGTCTCGGAGTGCTCGCCACCGCTGCTGCCGGAATGCTCGCCGGAACCACGGGTGCCGCCGCCGACACGACCGAGCCGGTCGACCCGCAGCTCGCCGTGTACGTCGAGGTGAACTCGAACGATTTAGCCAACGTCGCCGACTACACCCTTGCCGAGTCCGGAGACGCCGCCATCGACATGGCCATGATCTTCGCCGCCAACATCAACTACGACGGCGAGAAGGCGTACCTGCACTTCAACGAGCGGGTCACCGAGACGCTCGACGACGCCGAGACGCAGATCCGTCCGGTGCAGGAGAACGGCACCAAGGTGCTGCTCTCGGTGCTCGGCAACCATCAGGGTGCGGGATTCGCGAACTTCACCTCCTATGCGCAGGCAGATGCGTTCGCCGCGCAGCTCGCCGACGCCGTGACGACCTATGGTCTCGACGGCATCGACTTCGACGACGAGTGGACCGAATACGGGGCGAACGGCACCCCGCAGCCCAACCCGCAGTCGTTCGGATGGCTGGCCACGGCGCTGCGCGACCGTCTCGGACCCGACAAGATCATCAGTCTGTATGCGATCGGTCCGAGCTACACGACGACCGACTTCACGCTGTTCGACGCGGCCGGCGTGCTCGACTACGCCTGGAACCCGTACTACCCGACCTATGACGCGCCCACCGTTCCGGGGCTGGAGGACCGCACCCGACTCGGGGCAGCGGCGATCGACCTCTCGAACACGAGCGCCGCGACGGCGGAGGACTTCGCGACCCGCACGGTCGCCGACGGCTACGGCGTCTATGTCGCCTACAACCTCACCGCGACCGATCAGTCGGCCTATCTCTCGGGCATCACCGAGGCGCTGAAGGGCGAGGCGACGGAGTACCGGGCGGCGCCTCGCGACACCACCTCGCCGACCGTCACGATCAAGGACGGCGCGCGATTCACCAAGGTCGAGACCGACGGCAGCTACCAGCGCGTGAGCTACAAGCTCTTCGACGAAGGCAAGATCGACCGGCTCTCCGTGAACGGGGTCGTCAAGGACCTCTCGGACGACGCGTGGAGCGACCTGAACTTCGTGAAGCCCGGTGTCTTCGGTGCGGTCGTGGGGGAGAACACGCTGCAGGTGGTCGACGTCGCCGGCAACGTCACCGAGCTCTCGTTCGTCCTGTCGAAGTGA
- a CDS encoding ABC transporter substrate-binding protein produces the protein MALAGCTGGGATSGADGPIDTSGELSGTIQFQTWSLKNEKFTPYFEDLIDAFEKEHPEVTVEWLDQPGDGYQEKILSQANADTLPDVLNLPPDIAYPLVAAGKLVDLETADPDLKSAYNTGAWDAYSQYPGVDGTYGLPWYLSSDASWWNLAQLAPYGVTEDNLPTTVDELLTLAKDVATESGGKVQLLSSIPALDTFTSAGMEVINDDGEFDFNTDEAAAIIEKYADAYAAGAMPAEALTGDYGGNAEAYIQEKVAFTTGGTGFTTDLAKDAPALLENTVATQRLGIPPLYVQGLNVSADSDNKEAALAFAEFATNEENQVAFSSLAVGTAPGTSAGGDAVVENISSSITDEKQLSAIDTVFTAMEDAKAIPFQWTSDMATYMTQQIALAVNGEADAQEQLDKIVEYANANRVDQ, from the coding sequence ATGGCGCTCGCCGGCTGCACCGGAGGCGGTGCCACATCCGGTGCCGACGGACCGATCGACACCTCCGGCGAGCTGAGCGGGACGATCCAGTTCCAGACCTGGTCGCTGAAGAACGAGAAGTTCACGCCCTACTTCGAAGACCTGATCGACGCGTTCGAGAAGGAGCACCCGGAGGTCACGGTCGAGTGGCTCGACCAGCCGGGCGACGGCTACCAGGAGAAGATCCTGAGCCAGGCGAACGCCGACACGCTGCCCGACGTGCTGAACCTGCCGCCCGACATCGCCTACCCGCTCGTCGCCGCCGGCAAGCTCGTCGACCTCGAGACAGCCGACCCCGACCTGAAGTCGGCATACAACACCGGCGCATGGGATGCCTACAGCCAGTACCCGGGTGTCGACGGCACGTACGGTCTGCCCTGGTACCTGTCCAGCGACGCATCATGGTGGAACCTCGCTCAGCTCGCCCCCTACGGCGTCACCGAGGACAACCTCCCGACGACGGTCGACGAGCTGCTCACCCTCGCGAAGGACGTCGCGACCGAGTCCGGCGGCAAGGTCCAGCTGCTGTCATCGATCCCGGCACTCGACACGTTCACGTCGGCCGGCATGGAGGTCATCAACGACGACGGCGAGTTCGACTTCAACACCGACGAGGCCGCGGCCATCATCGAGAAGTACGCCGACGCGTACGCGGCCGGAGCCATGCCGGCCGAGGCGCTGACCGGCGACTACGGCGGAAACGCCGAAGCGTACATCCAGGAGAAGGTGGCCTTCACGACCGGTGGCACTGGTTTCACGACCGACCTCGCGAAGGACGCGCCCGCGCTGCTCGAGAACACGGTCGCCACGCAGCGACTGGGCATCCCGCCGCTCTACGTGCAGGGACTGAACGTCTCGGCCGACTCCGACAACAAGGAGGCCGCCCTCGCGTTCGCCGAGTTCGCGACGAACGAGGAGAACCAGGTCGCGTTCTCATCGCTCGCGGTCGGCACCGCTCCCGGCACCTCCGCGGGCGGCGACGCCGTCGTCGAGAACATCTCCTCGTCGATCACCGACGAGAAGCAGCTCTCCGCGATCGACACCGTGTTCACGGCCATGGAAGACGCCAAGGCGATCCCGTTCCAGTGGACCTCCGACATGGCGACGTACATGACCCAGCAGATCGCGCTCGCCGTCAACGGTGAGGCCGACGCGCAGGAGCAGCTCGACAAGATCGTCGAGTACGCCAACGCGAACCGCGTGGACCAGTAA
- a CDS encoding carbohydrate ABC transporter permease, protein MSTLTPPRIDDDRRPDDQPAATTREPIFRRRGSGDFSKPTLGGLIGRYALLLLVLVLVIGPFLWQLSTSFKGPQENIYSFPPNLIPREPTLQNYATVAEIVPVYLYAWHSLLVSVGTVVSNVVLATFAGYALGCMRFRGKWIVMAILLSTLLFPGEVTVTSNFLTIRSLGLADTLWGVFLPGAISAMNVLLVATACRMIPKDVLDAATVDGATTWQRIRHIVWPNIRGMVSVVAIFAFIGAWDDYLWPLIVLSDPSKYTLTVGMAYLNSSFSVDPRLIAAGTMIALVPIVIMFSFTQRFFFKGVQEGAVKG, encoded by the coding sequence ATGAGCACCCTCACTCCGCCCCGCATCGACGACGACCGTCGCCCTGACGATCAGCCGGCTGCGACCACGCGCGAACCCATCTTCCGCCGCCGCGGTTCCGGCGACTTCAGCAAGCCGACGCTCGGCGGGCTCATCGGCCGCTATGCGCTGCTGCTGCTCGTGCTGGTGCTCGTCATCGGCCCGTTCCTCTGGCAGCTCTCGACGTCGTTCAAGGGTCCGCAGGAGAACATCTACTCGTTCCCGCCCAACCTGATCCCCCGCGAGCCGACGCTGCAGAACTACGCCACGGTCGCCGAGATCGTGCCGGTGTACCTCTACGCCTGGCACTCGCTGCTCGTCTCGGTGGGCACCGTCGTCAGCAACGTGGTGCTCGCGACCTTCGCCGGCTACGCCCTCGGATGCATGCGGTTCCGCGGCAAGTGGATCGTCATGGCCATCCTGCTCTCGACCCTGCTCTTCCCCGGCGAGGTCACGGTGACGAGCAACTTCCTCACCATCCGCTCGCTCGGCCTCGCCGACACCCTGTGGGGCGTGTTCCTGCCCGGCGCCATCAGCGCGATGAACGTGCTGCTCGTCGCCACCGCCTGCCGCATGATCCCGAAGGACGTGCTGGACGCCGCGACGGTCGACGGAGCGACGACCTGGCAGCGCATCCGTCACATCGTGTGGCCCAACATCCGCGGCATGGTCTCGGTGGTCGCGATCTTCGCCTTCATCGGCGCCTGGGACGACTACCTCTGGCCCCTCATCGTGCTCTCCGATCCGTCGAAGTACACGCTCACCGTCGGCATGGCCTACCTCAACAGCAGCTTCTCGGTCGATCCGCGCCTCATCGCGGCGGGCACCATGATCGCCCTCGTGCCGATCGTCATCATGTTCTCGTTCACGCAGCGGTTCTTCTTCAAGGGCGTGCAGGAGGGCGCGGTCAAGGGGTGA
- a CDS encoding carbohydrate ABC transporter permease — MRSHRWFTPWLLLGPAVVWVLVFALWPFLNTVFLSFTDARPLRTPEFVGAANYERMFGDEMFWNALTTCIIYVIVCVPLLTILPLLLALLVQKKLPGIAFFRTTFYFPVIASVVVVALIWTWLFDSRGIINQTLEFLGLVDKPMAFLVDRWLLLGCAILLTVWKGLGYYMVVYLAALGNVGKELHEAAMLDGAGSFRRFLSVTIPSVRGAMLLIAVLIAVSAMRVFAELDVLSKSTGGPGGYDMSLVMLIRQVGSGLNGNIGYASAISVALFLLTLIPLAAIAFMNREKKAKVSA, encoded by the coding sequence ATGCGATCGCACCGGTGGTTCACACCCTGGCTGCTCCTCGGCCCCGCCGTCGTCTGGGTGCTGGTGTTCGCGCTCTGGCCGTTCCTCAACACCGTCTTCCTGAGCTTCACGGACGCACGTCCTCTGCGGACTCCCGAGTTCGTCGGCGCCGCGAACTACGAGCGGATGTTCGGCGACGAGATGTTCTGGAACGCCCTCACCACGTGCATCATCTACGTGATCGTCTGCGTGCCGTTGCTCACGATCCTTCCCCTGCTGCTCGCCCTGCTCGTGCAGAAGAAGCTGCCGGGCATCGCGTTCTTCCGCACCACCTTCTACTTCCCCGTCATCGCATCGGTCGTCGTCGTCGCCCTGATCTGGACCTGGCTGTTCGACAGCCGCGGCATCATCAACCAGACGCTCGAGTTCCTCGGCCTCGTCGACAAGCCCATGGCGTTCCTCGTCGACCGGTGGCTGCTGCTCGGCTGCGCGATCCTGCTCACGGTGTGGAAGGGTCTCGGCTACTACATGGTCGTGTACCTCGCCGCGCTCGGCAATGTCGGCAAGGAGCTGCACGAGGCGGCCATGCTCGACGGCGCCGGCTCGTTCCGTCGCTTCCTGTCGGTGACGATCCCGTCGGTGCGCGGAGCGATGCTCCTCATCGCGGTGCTCATCGCCGTCTCGGCGATGAGAGTGTTCGCCGAGCTCGACGTGCTCTCCAAGAGCACGGGAGGTCCCGGCGGATACGACATGTCGCTGGTCATGCTGATCCGCCAGGTCGGCTCCGGCCTGAACGGCAACATCGGCTACGCCTCGGCGATCAGCGTCGCGCTGTTCCTCCTCACCCTCATCCCGCTGGCCGCGATCGCCTTCATGAATCGCGAGAAGAAGGCGAAGGTCTCCGCATGA